A segment of the Corylus avellana chromosome ca2, CavTom2PMs-1.0 genome:
GATCTATCACTTAACTTaatagtaatactaagttagtatatagtaactaacaagtatgtatattatatattcatatatataatactcatacaaatattaagtaacatataatttttttgtttgtcaaaataacctatagttaattatagtaagttagtaattcaataaatattaacttagttaatatgttagtttattaattaactagttactagttagtatgtcaatactaatatataacacacacaaGGAGTTAAACCTAGTTGAAGGTCATAGTAGAGTAAAATTTTCTCTCTAGGCTCATAACCTAGAGTAGAAGAAAATATTCCCCTGCGGTGGTGGTGACTGCGTTTTAGAGTGGTGCTGTTACTGTTTGGGCGACAAGAATTATCATGGCGGAGGATCTCTCGAAGTTATGGGGGAAACTATCTCTAGATGAAGGAGAAATGATGGAAGTGGCGATCCAGCCACGGATGGTTGAAGGAGTGGTGTCACGAGGAAAATTTTGTGTGGTAGGGAAACTACTCACAGATTGCTTTGTTGGGAAGGATATTATCAAACGAACGTTGATCAAGGGATGGCGACCAACGGGTAGTCTTTCCTTCAAAGTATTGGGCGAGAATGTGTTTATCCTGGAGTTCGAGAATGAATGGGACAAAGCAAGGGTGTTAGAGGGGAGGCCATGGATTTTCGAAGGAAACCTGTTTTCAGTGGAAGAGTTTGATGGCCAGTCCTCAccatcaaaaataatttttgagcAAGCGGCCTTTTGGGTTAGAATGTTTAATCTCCCTTTGGCATGCATGGGAAAAGAGGTGGGCCAACAAATTGGGGCCACAATGTGGACTATGGAGGAAGTTGATACCGATGAGGAAGGAGTAGGCTGGGGAAAATTTTTAAGAGTCAAGATCAGAATTGATTTAACTAAACCTCTGCCTAGGGGTAGGGTTATCAATCTCCTTGGTAAGCAAACTTTGATAGCTTTTCAATACGAGAAGTTACCAAAATATTGCTTTGACTGTGGCAAAATATGGCATGGGCAGATGGGCTGTACGGTACAAGGAGGAAATCGACCCAAGGAGATGGAGAAGCAGTATGGCCCCTGGATGCGCGTACCATCTCTATGGCGGAGGCGTGATTTTCCTACTCCTCGCTTTTTCGAACAGCAAGGGGAAGGAATGAGGGAAGATGACAAATCTCATGCAGGGATACGTGGTAATCGGCGTAGAAGCAGCAAGTATCACAGTGAAAGTGACAAAGCAGCAGCTTCACAGGCAGAGGAATCAACAAAGGAAAAATCTCCGGTGATCCCAGACGAAACGCCGGCGAGTGGGGAAAGAGCGGTTACAGACGAAGGGAGTATTAATGGTAGGGGAGCAGATTCTGGCGTGAATAAAGGAGCATTTACTGGGGGGATTTCCGTTAGTGGGCAAGCTGAATCACCAGCCGTTAAAGGAAACAATAAAGAAGATGCGCAGGAGGTTTTATTAGGGGAAGAAAATTTCCTGAAGGCGGTTAGGGaattgaaattaaaagggaaagaagTATCTATGAATGCGAATGGGCTGTCCAATAAAGGCGAGATTTTGAatgagaaaacaagaaaagaaagaacaaaagaggAAAGCCATCAACCTGTGCAAGTAAATGTGGTGAATGAGAATGAGCCACGTGGGGAGTCAACCAAGGAGAAATTAAATGGTGGGGGGGGAGATCAGGCCCATGGGACGCTGAAGTGGAAACGAAGTGCAAGGGCTGGCCAACAGTGGCCGTCTGAAGCCCAACAAGCTAGCCCAgtgggaaaaaggaaaattttaggTGGTCTAGGAGCTCAACAGGGAGATGAAAAAGGGGTACAAAACAGGAGACTAAAATATAAGGGGGAACGTGAATTTGTGCTACGTGATGAAGATGGTGCTAGCATTAATGGATCGGGAATGGCGGGGTCTGGATCACAGCCCTGCCGACCGGCATGAAAATACTATGTTGGaactgtcgagggcttgggaaccctgaGACAGTTCGGGAGCTTTGCCAAAAGGTCAAAGATTAGTGTCCCGATTTGGTTTTCCTGATGGAGACCAAATTAAGTAGTAATAAAATGTCTGTGATAAAACAAAGGATGGGTTTCAATAATATGCTAGTCGTGGATTGTATAGGGAGAAGTGGAGGGTTGGCATTACTGTGGAAGGAGGGATTAGG
Coding sequences within it:
- the LOC132169985 gene encoding uncharacterized protein LOC132169985, which codes for MAEDLSKLWGKLSLDEGEMMEVAIQPRMVEGVVSRGKFCVVGKLLTDCFVGKDIIKRTLIKGWRPTGSLSFKVLGENVFILEFENEWDKARVLEGRPWIFEGNLFSVEEFDGQSSPSKIIFEQAAFWVRMFNLPLACMGKEVGQQIGATMWTMEEVDTDEEGVGWGKFLRVKIRIDLTKPLPRGRVINLLGKQTLIAFQYEKLPKYCFDCGKIWHGQMGCTVQGGNRPKEMEKQYGPWMRVPSLWRRRDFPTPRFFEQQGEGMREDDKSHAGIRGNRRRSSKYHSESDKAAASQAEESTKEKSPVIPDETPASGERAVTDEGSINGRGADSGVNKGAFTGGISVSGQAESPAVKGNNKEDAQEVLLGEENFLKAVRELKLKGKEVSMNANGLSNKGEILNEKTRKERTKEESHQPVQVNVVNENEPRGESTKEKLNGGGGDQAHGTLKWKRSARAGQQWPSEAQQASPVGKRKILGGLGAQQGDEKGVQNRRLKYKGEREFVLRDEDGASINGSGMAGSGSQPCRPA